Genomic window (Tenrec ecaudatus isolate mTenEca1 chromosome 16, mTenEca1.hap1, whole genome shotgun sequence):
agcctcatcttttccctcagAGAGGatgctgggcttgaactgctgacgttgaggTTAATAATCCCATGCTTTCcctagtgccaccagggctcctgtatgcAAGCTCAACTCAATTtagctcagctcagctcagcttgactcactgccatggggtagaGTGGCTGgggttttcgaactgctggccttggggtcagcagcctaatgtgtgacccactatgctaccagagctcctgctATGAAGCTACATGGCCGTCAGAAGCAAATCCGAAGTCCAGGCTGCAACAGCGTACGTGGAAGACCCTTTGAGGCAGGACTCTTGACATTGGGAGGGCAGCTTTGTCCCGCCCCAGTGGGCAGATTTGCATGCTCTGTTGTGGTCCAGCAGCCACCCAGCAGGGCCCCAAGGCACCTGGAGCAGGACCAGCAGATCGCTACCTGCCTGCCCCTTGCCTCCTGCCCATGGCTGCCTGGTGTCTGGCTCTCCTCGCTGGCTGCCTGCTGGCAGGTAAGCACTAAGTCCCCAGGCTCACCTGGGGGTGTGTGTCGGGGTGccatgggggtgggatggggcacAGTAGTGCCTCCAGAGAACCCTTGCAAGTAAGCACATGACTTAGACCCGGTCTGTGTCAGGCCTTCAGGTTCCCCACTTGTGAATGAATAGGTTTTGAGACTCCGAATGGGCTCTGACCCTTTGGGGTCTCAGTTATTTCCTGGGGGAGCTGGTTCCTTCTCCACatgggaaggagtcctggtggcagggcAGGGGAAGTGCTGGCTTGCTAGCAGAGAGGTGGACAGTTGAAACCAACCAGCCAcgccatgggagaaggatggaaGCCATCTCCTAGGGAGATTGTCCCTAGAGGGTCTCTgggagtcagcatgaactcaggggcagtgagtttggggtggcaCAATCAATTACAAGTTAagttgctaacctaaaggttgacagCTCAAACTcctcagctgctccaggggagaacaatgaggcaggcagtctgcttctgcaaagaggtatggtcttaggaactctatggggcagttctactctgccttctagggtcgctgtgagttgggtgATGATGATATGACCCAGAGAATCTGTCActcaaatctcactgccattgtgacCCTGgacgactgggtagaactgcctcggtgagtttctgagatggtagcttTTTATGGGAATCGAAAGCCTCGTCCTTTtcccgaggagaggctggtgggtttgaactgtgggccttgtggttagcagcccaatgtgtaaccaccacaccatcagggctcctcagaaGACCTTAGAGGCAACTAATTTTTGAGAAGGTCCCCAGTGGCCAGTTGCCTGAGGCTGATTGAGCTGTGGGGCAATCTAAGGCTGAGGGGCAAGCATCTGTGGTCACTAGGGCCGGACAGTTGGGGACCCTGAGTTCCACTCTTTAAGTTTGGGTCCTCACTCAAATGAGGATCCTTGGGATGTGGCAGTAACAGGGCTTGGGGCCCTGACCCCTAGAGGGAAACAGGTTCAGAGAGGGTGAGTTGGCTATACCGAAATGGGCCTCCTGCTCCTAGCCCATGGtcaccctcccagaggggaaggtgTCCAGGCTGGACTTGAACTAACGCTTCTCTTGTAGCCTCCCAGCCAGCCCTAACCGAGCCGGATGCACTGTTGGTCTTCCCAGGCCAGACGGCCCAGCTCTCCTGCACACTGAGCCCCAGCCATGCTGCCATCAGCAACTATGGCgtgtcctggtaccagcagcacTTGGGCAGTGCCCCTCGCTACCTCCTCTACTACCGCACCGAGGATGACCAGCACCGGCCTGACCACGTCCCAGCCCGGTTCTCAGTAACCAGGGACGCGGCCAGCAACACCTGTGTCCTGACCATCAGTCCTGTTCAGCCTGAGGATGACGCTAGCTATTACTGCTCCGTGGGCTTCAGCCCCTAGGCACGGGGTGTGTGGACGTGCCCCCGCCTCCCTGCTCTTCCCAGACCTTGGGCCCCTGTGAGTCCGGCTTTCTCTGCTGTATAAAACAGGTTGCTAATACTCAACATGTTGACCACAGCTGCTGAGTCTGGGATCGTGGGTAGGAGTATGTATGTCTGTGTATATCTAGATGTATGGAATGGTGctaatgtgtgcatgcatgcatgtgtatttatgtgtaagtATGTTGTATATGCACATTGTGTATatctgtatgtgtgtacatatatagatTGTGAATATGCATGCATGTGTATCCATGTGTGagcatgtatgtataggtatccATGCATGTGGGACATTGTTTGTGTGTAAAGGTGTGTAAGCATGCAAGTGTCTTCATGCATAcacatgtgcatgtatttatttaCACAGATAGCTCAGTGTAGGCATGTTGTGTGTGCATCTATATTTAttttcacatatacatacatgtgtatCTGTGTGCGCATGTAAACATGTATGCATGTGCGTGAGCATACATATATAACTACGTGTACATGTTAGCATGTATCTGTATGTTGTGCATGCAAGCATTGATATGTGACACATGCGTTTAAGTTTGCATGTACATTTGTGTATGCTTGTGTGAGGGTGGCTACATGTGtaagtgtatatgtatgtgtgtgaggggCCTGTGGGAGCTGTTGCAGACAGGAAGCACCTGAGACCCTTGGGGTGGGGCCCTGTATCCCCTTGTTTCCCAGGGGGCTCAGGCTGGTGGCCTGGCCTTCCTGTGACccaagggggtggtgggggagaaagaggaaacgctcccccctccctgagcTCTGTGACCCAGAGAAAACCCTGAAGCCCAGGCTAGCCTGGGAACGCGCTGTGTCCTGGATCGCTATCCTTCCAGATAGCTGCTCAAGCTAGGATCAGCTTTGAAGGGGCAGGGAAGGCAGGTGTTCTTGGGGGTGGGGCCAGAATTGGGGAGAATCAATAATGGACGCCCCCACTGTGCAGAGTTCCCAGCCTCCACCTCCCATGCCAGGAGACAGCCCAGGTGGGCCAAGGGAGGGGCCTGGGTGCAGGGGAATTCTTGCCATCCCAGGTAGGACAGAGCCTCTgggagtggggtgagggtgggcttCAAGGACACACCCCCTTTCCATCCTCCAGGCTCCCTGAAAAGCACCCCAGCTCTCAGCAGCACGTGCTTTTGTTTCTGTTCGGCTATAGTCCAAGGTCTTGGGAGCGTTTTGCCTACATTGCCAGGCACCGCCACCTCACTCCCCCATATCGGACAGAACGTAGGAGGACTTTCGGTTCAGGATCCAGatccacagcctgggaaacctaaagagggtcgctatgggtcggaatggATTGAGCCGCAGGGGATGCGTCCTCATTGGAGTAAAACTGTTCCCCATTTCCcgcttccccccacctctcctggaAACTCCACACGCCCCGTGGTTCCCGGGCAGGCCCGCCTCAGTTTCCCGCCAGGCACTCCTGCAACGTAGACCCGCCAGAACGCGCGCTCAGCTGCTGCGCGCGCAGCTGCCGGCGGGCTGGACCACCGAGACGGGGCCTCCACGTGGCCTAGCGCGGCCCCGGAAGTGCCCGCGGAGGGCGGGGCCGGGCCCTGGGCGGCGGCGCGCGTCACGGCCGCGCCGACCGAGCCTCGTCGGCTGTGGGTTGGAGCGACTCAGCTgcggccccgccccgccgccccggccccgcccgccAGGTGAGCGGCCCCGCCCCGCTTCGCCCAGGTGAGCGGCTCTGGGTCCTCGGCTGGTGCCCACCCGGCTCCCGCTGTCTGGGGCCCGCGGGGCCGCGCGTCTGGGGCCCCGAGGGGCGAGCGGGGGCGCGGGAGGAGCAGAGCCAGgccgggggaggggtgggaagcgCGGGTTCCCACCTCCGGGATTTCAAACGTGCCCAGAGCCGCCGGGGACTGTGGAAAGAATGCCAGCTTTCTGTCTGGCGCGCAGGGGGGCCGGGATGAGCGTGCAGAGCCCCTCCGGAGGGAGCCGGGGAGACAGACCCCGCGTGGAACAGGTGGGTGGAGGGACAGGTGTGTTCCCGCAGGTACCAAGGAGGGAGGCAAAGACTTCAGAAATGCATGCGTGGCTGGCCTCCATCGGGAGGGCAACGGGCAATTTGTGGAGgccgcctccccccgccccccctcggGTTGTAGCTCCGTGGGTTCCTTTTGTTCCAAGCTAGAAACCTGCCGAGTTTtgtgtattatttatttttaaagacttttccttgtgaattgggtgaagatttacacCATTCCAACCCTCCTGCCCACCTCTCTCATataccaaaccactgccatgagtcgattctgacgccTAGACAtccaataggacagagcagatgcccctgtgactttctgaggctgcaaatctctcTTTtattaatacttaaaaaaaaaacctacttttattggcggctcttacatctcttaacacaattcatacattccgataatgtgtcaaacacatttgcacgtatgccaccatcatcattttcaaagagttctcttcccacttgagaccctgatatcagctctccatttctcccccctgccccccaccctccctcatgaacccttgataagttatagattatttcttCCAtagcttacattgtcctctgtcgctcctcacccacttttctgttattcgtccccttgggagggggttctagattaatCCTTGtcatcaattctccctttctcccccaccctctcctaatcctcctaGTGTCTgtactctccttgttgaccctgaggagttttatctatactggattcccaatgtttcaggctcttatctgtaccagtgtgcatgctctggtctaatccgatttgtaaggtagaattgaggtcatgatagtggggggaaggaagcaccaaagaactagaggaaagttgtgtgtttca
Coding sequences:
- the VPREB3 gene encoding pre-B lymphocyte protein 3, translated to MAAWCLALLAGCLLAASQPALTEPDALLVFPGQTAQLSCTLSPSHAAISNYGVSWYQQHLGSAPRYLLYYRTEDDQHRPDHVPARFSVTRDAASNTCVLTISPVQPEDDASYYCSVGFSP